A portion of the Cryptomeria japonica chromosome 5, Sugi_1.0, whole genome shotgun sequence genome contains these proteins:
- the LOC131076361 gene encoding wall-associated receptor kinase 5-like, whose amino-acid sequence MSFSKQMQWEVVGLIIICCYLATTGVARCNPEWCGSQNVTFPFWISNSRCGLPGFQIKCMQKENGNWSLFLGTFVNSTETELEILEMSYAGSLIINSTSLKAISCNNTDDASLHFTLPADGPFTVYSSNRFVVIGCRAKGSFSLKGGGGGCQSACLTQYDPGYCNTYGCCEAGIPGNERAINFTGGGSCGFSTILDPHTWKLPQGELGSYARGHYGMRLQWGISNGNCSTAKGTSNYSCTDETECLDATKGAHVCKCLTSYEGSGYSNGTGCTDVDECSEADLNMCVEASQGGICHNLPGTYNCSCAKDYSGDGFQNGTRCQSPSSNNSLRSAIIGSASSFIGVSFAACGLFWYLRRRQLKYTGDKNFIENGGLEMEERIASLGGRKSLRMFSETELKTASNNYSVELGKGGFAIVYKGVLSDGMPVAIKKPKSFSPEFINEIVILSHINHRNVVKLIGCCLRTQLPLLVYEFVSSGTLFQHLQSPEKHLSSERRRQVALETAEGIAYVHHEASQSIFHRDIKSSNILLDETFTPKVADFGISRLRPSDEMHLSTLFPSGTPGYVDAEFVRSNQFTEKSDVYSFGVVLVELLTGLKPLLSRQGEMYTLYDHFLSAINSGHLAEILDPRVVDEETQAQMENMANLAKACLHEEGRARPSMRKVVEELVWIRAATKQARLLNRNVVLPMQKGGSTQATLEHYNKFPSENASWDYHASLPPNAFEDPSSSLIQMSNMNGI is encoded by the exons ATGTCGTTTAGTAAACAGATGCAGTGGGAGGTTGTTGGCCTAATTATTATTTGTTGCTATTTGGCCACCACTGGCGTTGCACGATGCAATCCTGAATGGTGTGGTTCACAGAATGTGACTTTTCCATTTTGGATATCCAATTCTAGGTGTGGACTACCCGGTTTTCAGATCAAATGCATGCAGAAGGAGAACGGGAATTGGAGTCTATTTCTTGGCACTTTTGTAAATTCAACAGAAACGGAGCTTGAGATCTTGGAGATGAGTTATGCCGGCTCTCTGATAATAAATTCGACTTCTCTAAAAGCCATCTCGTGTAATAATACAGACGATGCCTCTCTCCATTTCACGCTACCTGCGGATGGCCCCTTCACCGTTTACTCTTCCAATAGATTCGTGGTCATTGGTTGCCGAGCAAAGGGTTCTTTCAGTCTTAAAGGTGGTGGAGGGGGATGTCAATCTGCATGTCTAACTCAGTATGATCCAGGATACTGCAACACCTATGGTTGCTGTGAAGCTGGTATTCCAGGAAATGAGAGGGCGATAAACTTCACGGGTGGGGGATCCTGCGGATTCTCCACTATTCTCGACCCACATACTTGGAAGTTGCCTCAAGGCGAACTTGGTTCCTATGCGAGGGGTCATTACGGCATGCGCCTCCAGTGGGGCATCAGCAATGGAAATTGTTCGACGGCCAAAGGAACATCCAATTACTCTTGCACCGATGAAACTGAATGTTTAGACGCAACAAAGGGCGCCCATGTATGCAAATGTCTTACGAGTTATGAAGGGAGTGGGTACTCTAATGGCACCGGTTGCACAG ATGTGGACGAATGCAGTGAAGCAGACTTGAATATGTGCGTTGAAGCATCGCAGGGTGGTATATGTCATAATCTACCTGGCACTTACAATTGTTCATGTGCAAAGGATTACAGCGGAGACGGCTTCCAAAACGGGACAAGATGCCAGTCGCCGAGCTCGAACAACTCGCTAAGGTCTGCAATTATAG GTTCTGCTTCTTCATTTATTGGAGTTTCATTTGCAGCGTGTGGATTATTTTGGTACCTAAGGAGGCGTCAGTTGAAATATACTGGTGACAAAAATTTCATAGAAAATGGTGGTCTTGAGATGGAGGAACGCATAGCTTCCCTGGGAGGAAGAAAAAGCCTCAGAATGTTTTCTGAAACAGAGTTGAAAACAGCCTCCAACAATTACTCAGTAGAGTTGGGAAAAGGCGGCTTTGCAATCGTGTACAAAGGGGTTCTCTCAGATGGCATGCCCGTGGCGATCAAAAAGCCCAAATCATTTTCCCCTGAGTTCATTAATGAAATTGTGATTTTATCCCACATCAATCATAGAAACGTAGTGAAATTGATAGGTTGTTGTCTCCGTACTCAACTTCCCTTGCTTGTCTACGAATTTGTGTCGAGTGGAACACTCTTTCAGCATCTACAGTCTCCAGAAAAACACTTGTCCTCGGAAAGAAGGCGGCAAGTTGCCCTGGAGACAGCAGAAGGTATAGCATATGTGCATCATGAAGCTTCTCAATCCATTTTTCATCGTGACATAAAATCATCGAACATTCTTCTTGATGAGACATTTACTCCAAAAGTGGCAGACTTCGGTATTTCTCGTCTACGACCTTCTGACGAAATGCATCTCAGCACACTTTTTCCCTCGGGCACTCCAGGTTATGTGGATGCTGAGTTCGTAAGAAGCAATCAATTTACAGAGAAGAGTGATGTTTATAGCTTTGGTGTAGTTTTGGTGGAGCTTCTTACTGGTCTAAAGCCCTTGTTGTCTCGACAAGGTGAAATGTACACTTTATACGACCATTTCCTATCTGCAATTAATAGTGGGCACTTAGCCGAGATATTAGATCCCAGAGTAGTGGACGAAGAAACCCAAGCGCAAATGGAGAATATGGCAAATCTGGCCAAGGCATGTTTGCATGAGGAAGGAAGGGCAAGGCCGTCGATGAGAAAGGTAGTGGAGGAGCTTGTGTGGATAAGGGCAGCTACAAAACAAGCACGACTTTTAAATAGGAATGTGGTTCTCCCTATGCAGAAGGGTGGTTCCACACAGGCAACACTTGAGCATTACAATAAATTCCCCAGTGAGAATGCTTCATGGGATTATCACGCTTCTCTCCCTCCGAATGCTTTTGAGGATCCTTCGAGTTCATTGATTCAAATGTCAAATATGAATGGAATATAA